A region of bacterium DNA encodes the following proteins:
- a CDS encoding polysaccharide deacetylase family protein, producing MMNGLTRNIRNLLARQTKRSMMLVRHRIEGDDLAGGVFTHDNFGRNVCFTFDDGPRRHFTEETANCLGELGIRGAFFVQGRRCEKYPEIVRRLDELGHVIGNHTYDHPKLLEPTPEVLRDQILRTQNIVDEILKDRYPDGYPHRYFRPPYGLPWMRGGDRHSRRIVRSFLREHGFRLVMWQVDSSDWRWPAPEEIAATVRHLIVATQGGAILFHDSHAALVRALEQIAGELVSDGYRIVPLTELERRRDQSGWLMRGNVLARLGSIAALPTSMFLDVV from the coding sequence ATGATGAATGGGCTAACCCGAAATATCCGCAACCTGCTCGCCCGCCAGACCAAGCGGTCGATGATGCTCGTGCGCCATCGGATCGAGGGCGACGACCTCGCGGGCGGAGTGTTCACGCACGACAATTTCGGGCGAAACGTGTGCTTCACGTTCGACGACGGTCCGCGCCGCCATTTCACGGAAGAGACGGCGAATTGTCTCGGCGAGCTCGGTATTCGCGGCGCGTTTTTCGTGCAGGGGCGACGCTGCGAGAAATACCCGGAGATCGTGCGCAGGCTCGACGAGCTCGGGCACGTCATCGGCAACCACACGTATGACCATCCGAAGCTGCTGGAGCCGACGCCCGAGGTGCTGCGGGACCAGATCCTTCGCACGCAAAACATCGTCGATGAGATTCTCAAGGACCGCTATCCCGACGGGTATCCGCACCGCTATTTCCGCCCGCCGTACGGGCTTCCGTGGATGCGCGGCGGGGATCGCCACTCGCGCCGGATTGTGCGTTCGTTTCTTCGCGAGCACGGATTTCGGCTGGTGATGTGGCAAGTCGATTCCTCGGACTGGCGCTGGCCGGCGCCGGAGGAAATCGCGGCCACGGTGCGTCACCTGATTGTCGCGACGCAAGGCGGGGCGATTCTCTTTCACGATTCGCACGCCGCGCTGGTGCGCGCGCTCGAACAGATCGCCGGGGAACTCGTCAGCGACGGGTACCGGATCGTCCCGTTGACGGAACTGGAGCGGCGGCGCGATCAAAGCGGTTGGCTGATGCGCGGCAACGTGCTCGCGCGCCTCGGCTCGATCGCGGCCCTTCCGACGTCGATGTTTCTCGACGTCGTCTGA